Proteins encoded together in one Congzhengia minquanensis window:
- a CDS encoding phage terminase large subunit codes for MERMFGLREQNGGSKISTGVVWKPQKKQIAFMRRTEDEVCYGGAAGGGKSEALVIEALRQVGIPHYRALIVRKSYPELSALIDKSFTYYPSAFPGARYNAQEHVWRFPSGAKISFGSMYNKRDKNKYQGRNFDFIGIDELTHFTYDEFEALRSRNRPQGPGTRVYMRMTCNPGGIGHGWVKERYIAGKEPLKRYVREISIEGKNYSVSSCFVPATVFDNPSLLDNDPDYVARLGTLPEALKKALLYGDWDSFSGQVFTEFRDDAAHYIDRRFTHVIAPFEIPNTWRRYRSFDFGFSRPFSVGWWAADPDGRLYRYRELYGCTGEPNCGVQWSPDVIAAKIKEIEDKYESGRTIFGVADPAIWDDSHGSAGSIVSQMERFGVVWEKGKHDRMAGKMQLHRRFRFGEDGRPYLYVFNTCKAFIRTVPALCYDELDVEDVDTKAEDHVYDETRYMCMVNPISVPVAEEQKEYIYNPLSD; via the coding sequence ATGGAACGGATGTTTGGTTTGCGTGAGCAAAACGGAGGCAGCAAAATTTCGACAGGCGTGGTTTGGAAACCGCAGAAAAAGCAGATTGCATTTATGCGGCGGACAGAGGACGAAGTTTGTTACGGCGGGGCGGCGGGAGGCGGAAAGAGCGAGGCTTTGGTGATTGAAGCGCTGCGGCAGGTTGGGATTCCGCATTATCGCGCTTTGATTGTGAGAAAATCTTATCCTGAGCTTTCGGCTTTGATTGACAAGAGTTTTACCTATTACCCGTCCGCGTTTCCGGGGGCGCGGTATAACGCCCAGGAGCATGTTTGGCGGTTCCCGTCGGGGGCTAAGATTTCTTTCGGCTCGATGTATAACAAGCGGGACAAAAACAAGTATCAGGGGCGGAACTTTGATTTTATCGGCATTGACGAGCTGACCCATTTTACCTATGACGAGTTTGAGGCTTTGCGGTCTCGTAACCGCCCCCAGGGGCCCGGAACGCGGGTTTATATGCGTATGACCTGCAACCCCGGCGGCATTGGACACGGTTGGGTGAAAGAACGCTATATTGCTGGGAAAGAACCGCTGAAGCGGTACGTGCGGGAAATTTCGATTGAGGGAAAAAATTATTCTGTTTCTTCTTGTTTTGTGCCGGCAACGGTGTTTGATAATCCGTCTTTGTTAGACAACGACCCCGATTATGTGGCGCGTTTGGGAACGCTGCCGGAGGCTTTAAAAAAGGCGTTATTATACGGCGACTGGGATTCGTTTTCAGGGCAGGTGTTTACAGAGTTCCGCGACGATGCGGCCCACTATATTGACCGGCGGTTTACCCATGTGATTGCGCCGTTTGAAATTCCGAATACGTGGCGGCGGTATCGGTCGTTTGACTTTGGGTTTTCCCGTCCGTTTTCTGTTGGCTGGTGGGCCGCAGACCCGGACGGGCGGCTTTACCGGTATCGTGAGCTTTATGGCTGCACGGGAGAGCCGAACTGCGGTGTGCAGTGGTCGCCTGATGTGATTGCGGCAAAAATAAAAGAAATTGAGGACAAGTATGAGTCGGGGCGAACGATTTTCGGCGTTGCGGACCCTGCCATTTGGGACGATTCTCACGGGTCGGCCGGGTCGATTGTGAGTCAGATGGAGCGTTTCGGCGTTGTGTGGGAAAAAGGAAAGCATGACCGTATGGCTGGGAAGATGCAGCTGCACCGGCGGTTTCGGTTTGGAGAGGACGGGCGGCCTTATCTTTATGTTTTTAATACGTGCAAGGCCTTCATCCGCACGGTGCCGGCCCTTTGTTATGACGAGCTGGACGTGGAGGACGTGGACACAAAGGCGGAGGACCACGTTTATGACGAGACGCGGTATATGTGTATGGTGAATCCCATTTCCGTGCCCGTGGCCGAGGAGCAGAAGGAGTATATCTATAATCCGTTATCAGATTAG
- a CDS encoding transposase — translation MADEIGSNFGHEKRDGKKGRESHGKKKKTAPGKKDKYHRFVEPKLKLILCWKRMGWTDEEVAKKLGIAYSTFKIYKGKYEALSAVLRAGADEANAEVENALFEKACGMKAVVKKPVKVRETVFENGKKVKEIERIEYAEEEVFVPPDVTADMFYLKNRVPDRWGDKRELVDDERPTGIILLPTAGE, via the coding sequence ATGGCAGATGAAATTGGCTCTAATTTCGGCCATGAAAAACGAGACGGCAAAAAAGGCCGGGAATCTCACGGGAAAAAAAAGAAAACTGCGCCTGGGAAAAAGGACAAGTATCACCGCTTTGTGGAGCCTAAGCTAAAGCTTATTCTGTGCTGGAAGCGTATGGGGTGGACCGATGAAGAGGTTGCGAAAAAACTTGGAATTGCCTATTCGACTTTTAAGATTTATAAGGGCAAATATGAGGCGCTTTCGGCCGTCTTACGCGCGGGCGCGGACGAGGCGAATGCCGAGGTGGAAAACGCATTGTTTGAAAAAGCCTGCGGCATGAAAGCCGTTGTGAAAAAGCCCGTTAAAGTGCGGGAAACCGTTTTCGAGAACGGGAAAAAGGTGAAAGAGATTGAGCGCATTGAATATGCCGAGGAAGAAGTGTTTGTTCCGCCTGATGTGACTGCGGATATGTTTTACTTGAAAAACCGTGTGCCGGACCGCTGGGGCGATAAACGTGAGTTAGTAGACGACGAAAGGCCGACTGGCATTATTCTTCTGCCTACGGCAGGAGAATAG
- a CDS encoding rolling circle replication-associated protein has translation MRSKYREVRYFCGEFLDAQCFPVYKKTKSKRGRFQPTGECQARLNEKNSRRHLTRLVHANFCSRDLALHLTYKDECMPETEDAAKKDLRNFFRRVRRLYKAAGVEFKYISVTEKGSRSGRVHHHLIVTGGVSRDDLEALWTAGRANTKRLQFDDNGLVGLSVYMTKQKLYFRRYNCSRNLKDPDKTKKVSDQRVSRKRAGLICNFEDRESLEKLYPGYRLLGVEYIISDLTGEYYAYVRLRRICERPKALKREGREALGLPQSPRRGIRRCGKKELAATMAPYSQKVVSDSEPL, from the coding sequence GTGAGGAGTAAATATCGTGAAGTGAGGTATTTTTGCGGTGAATTTTTAGACGCGCAGTGTTTTCCCGTTTACAAGAAAACAAAATCGAAGCGGGGAAGGTTTCAGCCAACCGGTGAATGTCAGGCGCGGCTAAACGAAAAAAACAGCAGGCGGCATTTAACGCGGCTGGTGCATGCAAATTTTTGCAGCCGTGATTTGGCACTGCATTTGACCTACAAAGACGAGTGCATGCCGGAAACGGAAGATGCGGCAAAAAAGGATTTGAGAAATTTTTTTCGTCGGGTGCGGAGGCTGTATAAAGCCGCAGGAGTGGAGTTTAAATACATATCTGTTACGGAAAAGGGCAGCCGTTCTGGCAGGGTGCATCATCACCTGATTGTGACAGGCGGTGTAAGCCGTGACGACTTGGAAGCCCTTTGGACAGCTGGGAGAGCCAACACAAAGCGTTTGCAGTTTGACGATAACGGGCTGGTGGGGTTGTCGGTTTACATGACAAAGCAAAAGCTTTATTTTCGGCGTTATAACTGCTCGCGGAACTTAAAAGACCCGGACAAGACGAAAAAGGTGAGCGACCAGCGGGTGAGCAGGAAGCGTGCAGGACTTATTTGCAATTTTGAAGACCGGGAGAGTTTGGAAAAGCTCTATCCCGGTTATCGGCTTTTAGGCGTGGAATACATTATCAGCGATTTGACAGGCGAATATTACGCATATGTGAGGTTAAGGCGAATATGTGAGCGCCCAAAAGCCTTGAAAAGGGAGGGCCGCGAAGCGTTAGGGCTCCCGCAAAGCCCCCGGAGGGGAATAAGGCGTTGTGGGAAGAAGGAGCTTGCCGCGACGATGGCGCCATATTCGCAAAAAGTTGTTAGCGACAGCGAACCGTTGTGA
- a CDS encoding N4-gp56 family major capsid protein → MADYKTNTTGTSTLSPTIQTYYEKQLLANAKPNLVHNQFGQKKPIPKGSGKKINFRKFSKLAKATTALTEGVTPDGSSMNITEVEATVKQYGAYITTSDLLELSAIDPVVTENNKILSQNAAETLDFLTAQILAAGTNVLYAGGGASRSALTAAANTLKVSDVKRAAAILKNNNASKINGAYVAIVHPFVGFDLMSDSEWIDVKNYDNKDLYAGEIGTLYGIRFVESSEATVFKKAGAPTTSGNDATKIDVFATLVIGADAYGVTEISGGGLKMIVKQLGSGGSTDPLDQRGTQGWKATHTAEILNQLNMVRIESAATMTL, encoded by the coding sequence TTGGCAGATTATAAGACAAATACAACGGGGACAAGTACGTTAAGCCCCACAATTCAGACCTATTACGAAAAACAGCTTTTGGCGAATGCAAAGCCCAATTTGGTTCATAACCAGTTTGGACAGAAAAAGCCCATTCCAAAGGGAAGCGGCAAGAAGATTAATTTCAGAAAATTCTCGAAGCTGGCAAAAGCTACAACTGCTTTAACAGAAGGTGTAACGCCGGACGGAAGCAGCATGAACATTACAGAGGTTGAAGCAACTGTGAAGCAGTATGGCGCTTATATTACCACCTCTGATTTGCTGGAACTCTCGGCAATTGACCCGGTTGTGACTGAGAACAACAAGATTTTATCGCAGAACGCGGCGGAAACATTAGATTTTCTGACCGCACAGATTTTAGCGGCAGGAACCAACGTTTTATATGCCGGGGGCGGCGCTTCGCGTTCTGCTCTGACTGCTGCGGCGAACACCTTAAAGGTTTCGGACGTGAAGCGTGCGGCGGCGATTTTGAAAAACAACAATGCGTCTAAGATTAATGGAGCATATGTTGCTATTGTGCATCCCTTTGTTGGGTTTGATTTAATGAGTGACAGCGAGTGGATTGACGTGAAGAACTATGACAACAAGGATTTGTATGCCGGGGAGATTGGAACCCTTTATGGCATTCGTTTTGTGGAGAGTTCGGAGGCCACCGTGTTTAAAAAAGCGGGCGCGCCCACAACCAGCGGAAACGATGCCACGAAGATTGACGTGTTTGCTACCCTGGTGATTGGTGCGGACGCTTACGGCGTGACGGAGATTTCGGGCGGCGGCCTGAAAATGATTGTGAAGCAGCTGGGTTCTGGCGGTTCTACCGACCCGTTAGACCAGAGAGGCACCCAGGGCTGGAAAGCAACCCACACGGCGGAGATTTTAAACCAGCTGAATATGGTGAGAATTGAGAGTGCGGCCACAATGACCCTATAA
- a CDS encoding helix-turn-helix domain-containing protein: protein MNVYDGIMQGLQEAVDYNEGKIKARTKTISIEPVPDFEAKEIKDIRNGLGMTQVLFAGFMGVSIKTVEAWEAGRNMPDGPARRILAMLQADPNLPQRLHIVAE from the coding sequence GTGAACGTTTATGATGGAATTATGCAGGGGTTACAGGAAGCCGTGGACTATAACGAGGGCAAAATAAAAGCAAGAACAAAGACAATTTCGATTGAGCCGGTTCCTGATTTTGAAGCAAAAGAAATTAAAGACATTCGAAACGGACTGGGCATGACACAGGTTTTGTTTGCAGGGTTTATGGGTGTATCGATAAAAACCGTTGAGGCCTGGGAAGCTGGGCGGAATATGCCGGACGGACCTGCAAGGCGAATTCTTGCAATGCTTCAGGCAGACCCGAATTTGCCGCAGAGATTACACATTGTTGCAGAATAA
- a CDS encoding portal protein — protein MDFEKMKSCYVQYRSSLSGFRERVKQSRLWFKQQQTEYQGGFAAGAGRPKSHSGHIFNAIQYKHADLMDNYPAANILPREPKDEESAKVLTEIVPFILERCAFKRTYDLNLYNKLISGTAAYGVFFNPDAEGGRGDIEVKDVELLNLTWQPDAVSLSESKYIFYDTFMDAEDFCAVYDNLEGVSMQMQYDEQKELAGEDAYRTVVITDAYYKKLEKGGRRILHFARFSGSRVLFSSEDEGKQFQNGFYAHGEYPFIFDLLNPVPGELTGLGLVDVAKDMQAYIDRLDEAINRKCLICAQDRYFFSENSGVNEDEFLDVSRPLVHVRGSLDETRAAPLNVAQLPNYIVEHRNNKIAELKEITGNRDFAQGGSNGGVTAASAITALQTASDKLVRDSVTFSYIAFEQMVRLVVELIREFYDEPRIFRVTGDDGKNEYRSVSSAELFSGGERSVFDISLTVEKNNPYQRATHNQLILELNNAGLLNPDNFENASFILKNLNFDGKDKLIRDLEELTMKRRQQAEAMQQAQSGGEPQGGAGTPLVEIPIGNEDGMADSGQDSGFDGGTLVEIPLGQS, from the coding sequence ATGGATTTTGAGAAGATGAAAAGCTGTTATGTGCAATATCGCTCTTCTCTTTCCGGGTTTCGGGAGCGGGTGAAGCAGTCGCGGCTTTGGTTTAAACAGCAGCAGACGGAATATCAGGGAGGCTTTGCGGCAGGGGCAGGCCGTCCGAAGTCGCATAGCGGGCATATTTTTAACGCCATTCAGTATAAGCATGCGGATTTGATGGACAACTATCCTGCTGCAAACATTTTGCCCAGGGAGCCCAAAGACGAGGAAAGCGCAAAAGTTTTGACGGAGATTGTGCCCTTTATTTTGGAGCGGTGCGCCTTTAAACGGACGTATGACTTAAACCTTTACAACAAGCTGATTTCGGGCACGGCGGCTTATGGCGTGTTTTTTAATCCGGACGCGGAGGGCGGCCGGGGCGACATTGAAGTGAAAGACGTGGAGTTGTTAAACCTGACCTGGCAGCCGGACGCGGTTTCGCTTTCGGAATCGAAGTATATTTTTTATGACACGTTTATGGACGCGGAGGATTTTTGCGCGGTTTATGACAATTTAGAGGGCGTTTCGATGCAGATGCAGTATGACGAGCAGAAAGAGCTTGCCGGTGAGGACGCATATCGGACGGTTGTGATTACCGACGCCTATTATAAAAAGCTTGAAAAAGGCGGGCGGCGGATTTTACATTTTGCCCGGTTTTCGGGCAGCCGTGTTTTATTTTCCAGTGAGGACGAGGGGAAGCAGTTTCAAAACGGGTTTTATGCCCATGGGGAGTATCCCTTTATTTTTGATTTGTTAAATCCTGTTCCGGGAGAGCTGACCGGTTTGGGGCTTGTGGACGTGGCAAAGGACATGCAGGCGTATATTGACCGTTTGGACGAGGCCATTAACCGCAAGTGTTTGATTTGTGCCCAGGACCGGTATTTCTTTTCGGAGAACAGCGGTGTGAACGAAGATGAATTTTTGGACGTTTCCCGGCCGCTGGTGCATGTTCGGGGAAGTTTGGACGAGACACGGGCGGCTCCTTTGAATGTGGCCCAGCTGCCAAACTATATTGTGGAGCACAGGAACAACAAGATAGCGGAATTAAAAGAGATTACGGGAAACCGGGATTTTGCCCAGGGCGGGTCGAACGGCGGTGTGACGGCGGCCTCGGCCATTACGGCTTTGCAGACGGCTTCAGACAAGCTGGTGCGGGATAGTGTGACCTTTTCATATATTGCCTTTGAGCAGATGGTGCGTTTGGTGGTGGAATTGATTCGGGAGTTTTATGACGAGCCCCGGATTTTTCGCGTTACCGGGGACGACGGCAAGAATGAATATCGCTCTGTTTCTTCGGCGGAATTGTTTTCTGGCGGCGAGCGTTCTGTGTTTGATATATCGCTGACGGTGGAGAAGAACAATCCCTACCAGCGGGCAACCCACAACCAGCTGATTTTGGAATTGAACAATGCGGGGTTATTAAACCCGGACAATTTTGAAAATGCGTCGTTTATTTTAAAAAATTTGAATTTTGATGGAAAAGACAAGCTGATTCGGGATTTGGAAGAGCTTACGATGAAGCGCAGGCAGCAGGCGGAAGCTATGCAGCAGGCGCAATCGGGCGGAGAACCGCAGGGCGGAGCAGGTACGCCCCTTGTGGAAATTCCGATTGGAAATGAAGACGGTATGGCAGATAGCGGGCAGGACAGCGGTTTTGACGGCGGTACGCTTGTTGAAATACCGTTGGGGCAGAGCTGA
- a CDS encoding DUF6774 domain-containing protein has translation MIFLNPCELVTLISSLACAISKTFSPEDTAILAAVFTQLGDSLATILAAGELCENDEEGDSQN, from the coding sequence GTGATTTTTTTGAATCCATGTGAATTAGTAACTTTAATATCTTCTCTTGCCTGTGCCATCTCCAAAACATTCAGTCCAGAAGATACGGCCATCCTCGCCGCAGTCTTTACTCAGCTGGGAGATTCCCTCGCTACTATCCTTGCCGCTGGGGAATTGTGTGAAAACGATGAGGAGGGCGACAGCCAAAACTAA
- a CDS encoding HNH endonuclease, giving the protein MTNYERIKNMSVEGAWIKVKSRTKQLDITKKVKDAVWARDGGSCILCGNREAMPNAHYIPRSHGGLGIEENVVTLCCQCHYDYDHTVRREEIKEKIRDYLKEIYPCWSEDDLYFKKYGLYRL; this is encoded by the coding sequence ATGACAAACTATGAGCGCATTAAAAATATGAGTGTGGAGGGAGCGTGGATTAAAGTGAAAAGTAGGACGAAACAATTGGATATTACAAAAAAAGTGAAAGACGCGGTTTGGGCACGGGATGGAGGCAGCTGCATTTTATGCGGAAACCGGGAGGCAATGCCGAATGCGCATTACATACCGCGTTCCCACGGCGGGTTGGGGATTGAGGAAAATGTGGTGACGTTGTGCTGTCAGTGTCATTATGATTATGACCATACAGTAAGGCGTGAGGAAATTAAGGAGAAAATTCGGGATTATTTGAAAGAGATTTATCCATGTTGGAGCGAGGACGATTTGTATTTTAAAAAGTATGGGCTATATAGATTGTAA
- a CDS encoding type II toxin-antitoxin system RelE/ParE family toxin → MKRKFVMMPVFDKVWKEMGLTDDDLQALQEQLLANPQIGDVISGTGGLRKMRFSLPNRGKRGSSRIIYIDFCVVETIYLIFAYPKNEKDNLSAEEKRNLKKLVARMKETLSEVF, encoded by the coding sequence ATGAAAAGAAAATTTGTGATGATGCCTGTGTTTGACAAGGTGTGGAAAGAAATGGGATTGACAGATGATGATTTGCAAGCCTTGCAGGAACAGCTTTTAGCAAACCCACAGATTGGTGACGTAATTTCTGGAACGGGTGGTCTTCGCAAAATGAGATTTTCTTTGCCGAACAGAGGCAAACGCGGCAGCAGCAGAATTATTTATATTGATTTTTGCGTTGTTGAAACGATTTATTTAATTTTTGCATATCCTAAAAATGAAAAGGATAATTTGAGTGCAGAAGAAAAACGCAATTTGAAAAAGTTGGTTGCGCGCATGAAAGAAACGCTTTCGGAGGTGTTTTAA